A window of the Euwallacea fornicatus isolate EFF26 chromosome 15, ASM4011564v1, whole genome shotgun sequence genome harbors these coding sequences:
- the LOC136343554 gene encoding uncharacterized protein → MLFRTLHLVIFGYVLVSDGLEQKSRVKRPRATSSDPENDVEDDFETRNNDLSTNYVPPGFLSPSVIEYLELGKSIPGRPGTDYPVLGKVPYTNFYCDEQQYPGFYADPETRCQSWHYCDIDGRQTSFLCPNGTQFSQLVFVCDWWFNVRCDLSEKLYVINSRLYGRPKLDPAKPHRSITKQLLEDIFNDEER, encoded by the exons ATGGATTGGAACAAAAATCCAGGGTAAAGAGACCTCGCGCCACATCTTCAGACCCAGAAAACGACGTGGAGGACGACTTTGAGACGCGAAACAACGATCTGAGCACCAATTATGTACCACCGGGATTTCTCAGCCCTTCGGTTATAGAATATCTTGAATTGGGGAAATCCATTCCTG gTCGACCCGGTACGGACTACCCGGTACTGGGCAAAGTACCATACACGAATTTCTATTGTGATGAGCAGCAGTATCCAGGATTTTACGCAGATCCAGAAACGAGGTGCCAGAGCTGGCATTATTGCGATATAGACGGAAGGCAAACTTCGTTTTTGTGCCCTAATGGAACCCAGTTTAGCCAACTTGTCTTTGTGTGCGATTGGTGGTTCAATGTTAGGTGCGATTTGAGCGAAAA ATTATACGTGATAAACAGTCGATTATACGGCCGCCCCAAGTTGGATCCCGCAAAGCCACATCGAAGCATCACCAAACAGCTTTTGGAAGACATTTTCAATGATGAGGAACGCTGA